From Chryseobacterium joostei, the proteins below share one genomic window:
- a CDS encoding phage portal protein, translating to MGLLRTVDNAIKSWGKSIFSSYERLNDGTHAYHFEREDFLSYLGIGNPYYTPCENLKSYYFECFFLADCIDIYVDTCNRVRIMEVDSKGNEVVGSEYVSFLNEPNGLQNISEFISEMVINTLTTGMSIQYGNFFKNGNLKSGAQLFNVDFNRLSLPRVKNPYLLTNKAIGELVVKEKLEGVEERLLSLYELAYFYDRVPKHGFAEKGFNSKNFFNPTSRIFPLISNLHTLIAAQETMAYLSTSPVNSVLTKEKSDHAPTADDQKADAETKLSGRGKYGAGRGKIGDIIVTNLPYKKLDLTRDNKKLQNVEMQINSKDNIRTRFSIPKDYFGDSTYENKQTSEARFTLGPAKTITDNFLNTLTNKSPEYFKRKGTRLIGSYDHVEAVIETTKKEKNDGLKSRVEAISGCLDAFEKYKLVFPGISYDQFLIKNQLTDFFKQN from the coding sequence GTGGGTTTATTAAGAACTGTTGACAATGCAATTAAATCATGGGGAAAGAGTATTTTTTCCTCATATGAGCGATTAAATGACGGTACTCATGCTTATCATTTTGAACGTGAAGACTTCTTAAGTTATTTGGGTATAGGAAATCCTTACTATACACCATGTGAAAACCTTAAATCATATTATTTTGAATGCTTCTTTCTTGCCGATTGTATAGACATCTATGTTGATACTTGTAATAGGGTTAGAATTATGGAAGTAGATAGTAAAGGAAATGAAGTTGTAGGCTCTGAATATGTATCATTCTTGAATGAGCCAAACGGACTACAGAACATATCCGAATTCATCAGCGAGATGGTTATTAATACGCTTACTACGGGAATGTCAATACAGTATGGTAATTTCTTCAAGAATGGCAATCTAAAATCTGGAGCACAATTATTCAATGTAGATTTCAATAGACTTTCATTGCCTCGTGTAAAGAACCCATATCTACTAACCAATAAAGCTATTGGGGAATTAGTGGTAAAAGAGAAGTTGGAGGGTGTCGAGGAAAGACTTTTAAGCCTATATGAATTAGCATACTTCTACGATAGGGTTCCAAAGCATGGATTCGCAGAGAAAGGATTTAATAGTAAGAATTTCTTTAACCCTACTTCTAGAATATTTCCTTTAATATCAAACTTACACACGCTTATAGCAGCACAAGAAACAATGGCTTATCTAAGTACAAGCCCTGTTAATTCTGTTTTGACTAAAGAGAAAAGCGATCATGCTCCAACGGCTGACGACCAAAAGGCAGATGCTGAAACTAAATTAAGCGGACGCGGAAAGTATGGAGCCGGAAGAGGTAAGATCGGAGATATAATTGTTACCAACTTACCATATAAGAAGCTTGATCTGACTAGAGATAATAAGAAGCTTCAAAATGTGGAAATGCAGATTAATTCAAAGGATAATATAAGAACTCGGTTTTCTATTCCTAAGGATTACTTTGGAGATTCTACTTATGAGAATAAACAGACTTCTGAAGCCAGATTTACATTAGGTCCGGCTAAAACAATAACAGATAATTTCCTGAATACATTAACCAATAAAAGTCCTGAATACTTTAAAAGGAAAGGCACTAGGCTTATTGGATCATATGATCATGTAGAAGCTGTAATTGAAACAACTAAAAAGGAAAAGAATGATGGTTTGAAAAGCCGTGTTGAAGCTATATCAGGGTGTTTAGATGCTTTTGAAAAATATAAGTTAGTATTTCCTGGAATATCATACGACCAGTTTTTAATTAAAAATCAATTAACAGATTTCTTTAAACAGAACTAA
- a CDS encoding NUMOD4 domain-containing protein, whose amino-acid sequence MAEGVGISNTLNRGINDLPGEIWEDVPGYNGKYQVSQYSRVKSLIKKNPVILKKSLSDGKHKVVLIGKYGRLISECVDRLCASVHLRPPLENEVICHKDGNKLNTIVGNLKWITWQESRQKTILHYRSRNIRFNSGSENGRAVINEAIARGIREERNKGFTYSQIALKYKVSVGIVQRVVQNRTWKTH is encoded by the coding sequence ATGGCAGAGGGAGTAGGCATAAGTAATACGCTAAACAGAGGCATTAATGATTTACCTGGTGAAATATGGGAGGATGTTCCGGGTTACAATGGTAAGTATCAAGTATCACAATATTCAAGGGTTAAAAGCCTAATTAAAAAGAATCCAGTAATACTAAAAAAATCATTATCAGACGGTAAGCATAAAGTAGTTTTAATTGGTAAGTATGGGAGACTTATATCTGAATGTGTGGACCGCCTTTGTGCCAGTGTTCATTTAAGACCGCCTTTAGAGAATGAAGTAATTTGTCATAAAGACGGAAATAAATTAAATACTATCGTTGGTAATCTTAAGTGGATCACATGGCAAGAATCAAGGCAAAAAACCATTTTACATTATAGATCACGAAACATTAGGTTTAATTCGGGCAGCGAAAACGGAAGAGCAGTGATAAATGAAGCTATTGCAAGAGGTATAAGAGAAGAAAGGAATAAAGGGTTCACTTATTCTCAGATAGCGTTAAAATACAAGGTTTCTGTAGGTATAGTACAAAGGGTTGTTCAAAACAGAACATGGAAAACACACTAA
- a CDS encoding DUF6291 domain-containing protein — translation MAENKKSFVAYCDWENQLNLLSDDEAGKLFRHLLAYVNDKNPQFSDEERVLKMAFEPIRLQLKRDLDKYEEVKKKRSEAGRNGGLKSGESRSKTKQTKPKEANASFGYKNEANEAVNDNVTVNVNDNVILLKKETKEENIIKKNPEELFDIPPEKEKRKKAPQKKETVNNSEPGIKIFFFKKALIEYGFDDEALVDHFIAVRKKKNLVNTEVAFKNFIREIEKTGKDKNEVFRIVTQKQWGGFEAKWLNNLSYEQTNSFKTKSNGNGLRQSVER, via the coding sequence ATGGCAGAAAATAAAAAATCATTCGTCGCATACTGTGACTGGGAAAATCAATTAAATCTTCTGTCAGATGATGAAGCAGGTAAATTATTCAGGCACCTGTTAGCTTATGTTAATGATAAAAACCCCCAATTCTCAGATGAAGAAAGAGTGTTAAAAATGGCGTTTGAACCTATAAGACTTCAGTTAAAAAGAGATCTTGACAAATATGAGGAAGTTAAAAAGAAACGATCTGAAGCAGGGAGAAATGGGGGATTAAAAAGTGGAGAATCAAGAAGCAAAACAAAACAAACTAAACCAAAAGAAGCAAATGCTTCATTTGGTTACAAAAACGAAGCAAACGAAGCTGTTAATGATAATGTTACTGTTAATGTAAATGATAATGTTATTCTTTTAAAAAAAGAAACAAAAGAAGAAAATATAATAAAAAAAAATCCTGAGGAATTATTTGATATACCACCGGAAAAAGAAAAAAGAAAAAAAGCTCCGCAAAAAAAAGAAACAGTCAATAATTCAGAACCAGGTATAAAGATTTTCTTTTTTAAAAAAGCTTTGATTGAATATGGGTTTGATGATGAAGCTTTGGTTGATCATTTTATTGCAGTCAGGAAAAAGAAAAATTTAGTCAATACAGAAGTTGCTTTTAAAAATTTTATCAGGGAGATAGAAAAAACAGGAAAGGATAAAAATGAGGTGTTCAGAATAGTCACTCAAAAACAATGGGGAGGATTTGAAGCAAAATGGCTGAATAATTTAAGTTATGAACAAACGAACAGTTTCAAAACAAAATCAAACGGAAATGGGCTTAGACAATCAGTTGAAAGATAA
- a CDS encoding DNA-methyltransferase, which produces MSNEIKLLKGDCLELLKSIPDNSVDLVLTDPPYGTTQCKWDVIIPFEKMWNELDRIIKADGAILIFGAEPFSSLLRSSNLKMYKYDWIWDKIKGTGFLNAKRQPMRNHEIVSVFYKKQCFYNPQKTTGHSRKVSSARSKENSIKTDVYNDHGLTSYDSTERYPRSIQVFSTDVQKSALHPNQKPVHLLEYLIKTYSRENETVLDFTMGSGSTGVACINTNRKFIGVEKDEKYFSIAKERIENILQKHIGL; this is translated from the coding sequence GTGAGTAATGAAATAAAATTACTTAAAGGTGACTGTCTTGAATTGCTAAAATCAATACCTGATAATTCAGTTGATTTAGTATTAACAGATCCACCATATGGCACAACGCAATGTAAATGGGATGTTATTATTCCTTTTGAAAAAATGTGGAATGAGTTAGATAGGATAATTAAGGCCGATGGAGCAATACTTATTTTTGGCGCCGAACCCTTTAGTAGCCTTTTACGATCTTCTAACTTAAAAATGTACAAGTATGATTGGATATGGGATAAAATCAAAGGAACGGGATTTCTTAATGCAAAAAGACAACCGATGAGAAACCATGAGATAGTGTCCGTATTCTATAAAAAACAATGTTTTTACAACCCACAAAAAACAACTGGACATTCAAGAAAAGTTAGCAGTGCTAGAAGTAAAGAGAATAGTATTAAAACAGATGTTTACAATGATCACGGATTAACTTCTTATGATTCTACAGAGCGTTATCCGAGAAGTATTCAGGTATTTTCTACAGATGTTCAAAAAAGTGCCTTACATCCTAATCAAAAGCCTGTACATCTTTTAGAATATCTAATAAAAACCTATTCGAGGGAAAATGAAACAGTTTTAGACTTTACAATGGGTAGCGGTTCTACTGGTGTTGCCTGTATTAATACTAATAGAAAATTCATAGGTGTTGAAAAAGATGAAAAATACTTTTCAATAGCAAAAGAAAGAATTGAAAATATTCTCCAAAAACATATAGGCTTATGA
- a CDS encoding helix-turn-helix domain-containing protein — translation MRIKEVAKRKGYTMVRLSEILKLDATTMSRYNSGTVEPPLSRLEQIAKELDCEIVELLPVGEKFGHWEINGEWLGIRKK, via the coding sequence TTGAGAATTAAAGAAGTCGCAAAAAGAAAGGGCTATACAATGGTAAGACTTTCTGAAATACTTAAGTTAGATGCCACTACCATGAGTAGATATAATAGTGGGACTGTAGAGCCTCCTTTATCCAGATTGGAGCAGATAGCAAAAGAGCTTGATTGTGAAATTGTAGAGTTGCTACCAGTAGGTGAAAAGTTTGGTCATTGGGAAATTAACGGAGAATGGTTAGGTATAAGAAAAAAATGA
- a CDS encoding DUF3127 domain-containing protein, giving the protein MELIGTIKNIGPVQNFASGFQKREFILVTEEQYPQTLLIEITADRIDLLDHFKPSDIVRVGINIKGKEWTSPGGDVKYFTSLSAWKVTHKILSNSAT; this is encoded by the coding sequence ATGGAATTAATCGGAACAATTAAAAACATAGGTCCAGTTCAAAACTTCGCATCTGGATTTCAAAAAAGAGAATTTATTTTAGTCACTGAGGAACAATATCCTCAAACATTACTAATTGAAATAACAGCTGATAGAATAGACCTTTTAGATCACTTTAAACCCTCAGATATAGTAAGAGTCGGAATTAATATAAAAGGTAAAGAATGGACCTCCCCAGGAGGCGATGTTAAATATTTTACATCTCTTTCAGCATGGAAAGTAACACATAAAATTTTATCCAATTCAGCAACATAA
- a CDS encoding NUDIX hydrolase, with amino-acid sequence MNQLTELTADIREKLPRLTTVQEYMMNDGSKMKFGEDYPVVITDIMEYLGIKSVEFAFTHNGFYAYDDELEVWGDFIPIELHSPFLKDQSPELITFLHGLIKNY; translated from the coding sequence ATGAACCAATTAACAGAACTAACAGCCGATATACGGGAGAAGCTTCCGAGGCTGACAACTGTACAAGAGTACATGATGAATGATGGGTCTAAAATGAAGTTTGGTGAGGATTATCCTGTTGTAATTACTGACATTATGGAGTATCTAGGAATTAAGTCGGTCGAATTTGCATTCACTCATAATGGATTCTATGCTTATGATGATGAACTGGAGGTATGGGGCGACTTTATTCCGATTGAATTACACTCGCCTTTCCTAAAGGACCAATCCCCTGAACTTATCACTTTTTTACATGGATTGATTAAAAACTACTAA
- a CDS encoding terminase small subunit-like protein, whose product MAYSEERKDKIFKKIISEIADKGKSLRAVLREKGMPSSSTFFIWLEDDESKSKQYARAVEVRAEGIFDEIIDIAENSEKDQTPFTGINVIKRDTLRIDARKWMLSKMMPKKYGDKLDITSDGDKVSGSIPLVLEDGRSYEDLIKELKTDEES is encoded by the coding sequence ATGGCGTATTCAGAAGAGAGAAAGGATAAGATCTTCAAAAAGATTATATCAGAGATAGCAGATAAGGGAAAATCTCTAAGAGCTGTGTTAAGAGAAAAAGGAATGCCATCTTCAAGTACATTCTTCATTTGGTTAGAAGATGATGAATCTAAATCGAAACAATACGCGCGAGCGGTTGAAGTCCGTGCAGAGGGTATTTTTGATGAAATAATTGACATTGCAGAAAATAGTGAAAAAGATCAAACTCCATTTACCGGAATCAATGTAATAAAGAGAGATACTTTAAGGATAGACGCTCGTAAATGGATGCTTAGTAAAATGATGCCTAAAAAATATGGTGATAAGCTTGATATAACCTCTGATGGTGATAAGGTTTCCGGATCTATTCCTTTGGTTCTGGAAGATGGACGTTCTTATGAAGATTTGATTAAGGAGCTTAAAACAGATGAAGAGAGTTAA
- a CDS encoding YopX family protein: MNREIKFRGHRIDDEGIVYGHLVIDPKGNYRIYFKPFSDATSNTFFLVKPETVGQYTGLNDKNGVEIYEGDILDEDGFLFQVIYDVQNAKFKLKHIGPYQYPEWNRGIRMNIIGNIHENPELLNPKS; encoded by the coding sequence ATGAACAGAGAAATAAAATTTAGAGGTCATAGAATTGACGATGAAGGAATTGTGTATGGACACTTAGTAATTGACCCAAAAGGTAATTATAGAATATACTTTAAGCCATTTTCAGATGCTACAAGCAATACTTTCTTTTTAGTAAAACCCGAAACCGTCGGTCAGTACACAGGCCTCAATGACAAAAACGGAGTAGAGATATATGAGGGGGATATTCTTGATGAAGATGGATTTTTATTCCAAGTTATTTATGATGTTCAAAATGCCAAATTTAAACTAAAACATATTGGTCCATATCAATATCCAGAATGGAACAGAGGAATTAGAATGAATATCATCGGTAACATTCACGAAAACCCAGAACTACTAAATCCAAAGTCATGA
- a CDS encoding phage terminase large subunit, protein MKRVKYGITEVFLKHDLYASMRIRLFDKDGRVFIDSGDEALPTNVFTRIPAQKWLANNLMTYESDLFYAYCSKEDYGAFPRYKYIIHEGSSRSSKSWSLEEWVLREAEDNPNLHINIWRDSREALTDTIWKDFRKLIPLSGRKMRMNRNTTPIVFKNGSIISPKGADQTNAHGTTQDIAWLNEPYKIGEDEFDQIDQRSNQVIIDINPIGLSWAEKLVKNPRCKVIYSTFRNNPFCPAGQKMKILGYEPWESGSYEVIDGKIMYKGKVVTDTNQPPVHKINKERKTINKYKWIVYGLGLKAENPRRIHHNFHPITREFYDSLDLMEFMGLDYGSSSPSALVKIKYDGDRTFYILPCLYRPMNKMRNPLGEELIAAGAVVGNKSIGWADSSDNDPGSDMPLTNGLRKNYNLNLFKTNKPTYKARFDFMSNCIFYYVEDAGLDDKENGYDEKGKFEYELERYQWEYINNVPTGKPLKKDDHHMNATEYGVWGIKEYYDIQL, encoded by the coding sequence ATGAAGAGAGTTAAGTACGGTATAACGGAGGTTTTTTTGAAGCATGATTTATACGCTTCCATGAGGATACGTCTATTCGATAAGGATGGACGTGTTTTTATAGATAGTGGTGACGAGGCATTACCTACAAACGTATTTACCAGAATTCCTGCACAGAAATGGCTCGCAAACAATCTAATGACTTACGAGTCAGATTTGTTTTATGCTTATTGTAGTAAAGAAGATTACGGGGCTTTTCCAAGGTATAAGTATATAATTCACGAGGGATCTTCCAGAAGTTCTAAGAGTTGGAGTTTAGAAGAATGGGTATTAAGAGAGGCAGAAGATAATCCTAATTTGCACATAAACATATGGAGGGATTCAAGAGAGGCTCTTACTGATACTATTTGGAAAGATTTTAGGAAGCTTATTCCGTTGTCTGGAAGAAAGATGCGGATGAATAGAAATACGACTCCTATCGTATTTAAAAACGGTTCAATCATTTCGCCAAAAGGAGCAGATCAAACAAACGCTCACGGAACTACACAGGATATAGCATGGTTAAATGAGCCTTATAAAATTGGGGAGGATGAATTTGATCAAATAGATCAGCGTTCCAACCAGGTTATAATAGACATTAACCCAATTGGCTTATCATGGGCCGAGAAGCTCGTAAAGAATCCAAGATGTAAAGTAATTTACTCTACGTTTAGAAATAATCCATTTTGTCCGGCTGGCCAGAAAATGAAGATATTAGGTTATGAGCCTTGGGAATCCGGATCATATGAGGTTATTGATGGTAAGATAATGTATAAAGGTAAAGTAGTTACTGATACTAATCAACCGCCGGTACACAAGATAAACAAAGAGCGAAAAACTATTAATAAATACAAATGGATAGTTTACGGGCTTGGTTTAAAGGCTGAAAACCCTAGAAGAATACATCATAACTTCCATCCAATCACAAGGGAGTTTTACGATAGTCTTGATTTAATGGAGTTCATGGGGCTTGATTATGGATCTTCTTCACCGTCTGCATTGGTTAAGATTAAGTATGATGGAGATAGAACATTCTACATACTTCCATGCCTTTACAGGCCTATGAATAAAATGAGGAATCCTTTAGGTGAAGAATTGATTGCTGCAGGTGCTGTAGTTGGAAATAAATCTATTGGTTGGGCTGATAGTTCTGATAATGATCCCGGAAGTGATATGCCTTTAACAAATGGACTTAGAAAGAATTATAATCTAAATCTATTCAAGACGAATAAACCAACATATAAAGCGAGGTTCGATTTTATGAGTAATTGTATTTTCTATTACGTAGAAGATGCTGGACTAGACGACAAGGAAAATGGCTATGATGAAAAAGGGAAATTTGAATATGAGCTAGAAAGATACCAATGGGAGTATATAAACAATGTTCCAACCGGAAAGCCTTTAAAGAAAGATGATCACCATATGAACGCTACTGAGTACGGAGTTTGGGGGATTAAAGAATACTATGATATACAATTATAA